The following coding sequences are from one Nicotiana tabacum cultivar K326 chromosome 1, ASM71507v2, whole genome shotgun sequence window:
- the LOC107821948 gene encoding F-box/LRR-repeat protein 4-like yields MEKLGDDLLVLIINRIHDPAYRKSLSQVCKQWFRVEGLTRSSVRIFEPNLLLNFLPRFSNLRKFESSEHITNTHLEILAENCPRIQVLNLSFKKKSRFCDEMDENLILDDFNENGLCFIAKGCSCINTVNLRKRSGVGDAGVVSLVSFLPKLIALDLGFCDKVSDESLRVIGSGCCSLKSLNLQGCWLVSDEGLKSLAEGPLRISLKKLILAECDRISDTGVLSLMQMCCLEEFDLAECGPNVTDIAGEAIASSESLKRLNLSWLVNVSDATVVALAEGCKNLDALNFTGCEFVTGEGVRALTKHRSLKELVLTSCEKLSGYDLEELVLGCQTLEYIVVDRRLRMWVPMEVQDNIMRENCWIDWI; encoded by the coding sequence ATGGAAAAACTGGGCGATGATTTATTAGTTCTAATAATCAATAGGATTCATGATCCTGCCTATAGAAAATCCCTTTCTCAAGTTTGTAAGCAATGGTTCAGAGTTGAAGGCTTAACTCGATCATCCGTACGTATTTTTGAACCCAATCTTCTCCTTAATTTCCTTCCAAGATTCTCTAATTTGCGCAAATTTGAATCATCTGAACATATCACAAATACCCATCTTGAAATCTTGGCTGAAAATTGCCCAAGAATCCAAGTTCTTAACCTTAGTTTCAAGAAAAAGAGCAGGTTTTGTGATGAAATGGATGAAAATTTAATCTTGGATGATTTTAATGAGAATGGTTTGTGTTTTATTGCAAAAGGTTGTTCTTGTATTAATACAGTAAATTTGAGGAAGAGAAGTGGAGTTGGGGATGCTGGGGTTGTTTCTCTTGTTAGCTTTTTGCCAAAGTTGATAGCTTTAGACTTAGGTTTTTGTGATAAGGTTAGTGATGAGTCGCTTAGAGTTATTGGAAGTGGTTGCTGCTCTTTGAAGAGCTTGAATTTACAGGGTTGTTGGTTGGTATCAGATGAGGGTTTGAAATCATTGGCAGAAGGGCCTCTTAGGATTAGTTTGAAGAAACTAATTCTTGCTGAATGTGATAGGATTTCAGATACTGGGGTATTGAGTTTGATGCAAATGTGTTGCTTAGAGGAATTTGATTTGGCAGAATGTGGACCGAATGTGACTGATATTGCTGGTGAGGCAATTGCTTCGAGTGAGAGTCTTAAGAGGTTGAACTTGTCGTGGCTTGTTAATGTATCTGATGCTACTGTTGTTGCTCTAGCTGAAGGTTGCAAGAATCTTGATGCTCTTAATTTTACTGGCTGTGAATTTGTCACTGGTGAAGGTGTTCGTGCTTTGACAAAGCATAGGTCATTGAAAGAGCTCGTTTTGACTAGTTGCGAGAAGCTTAGTGGATATGATCTGGAAGAGTTGGTGCTAGGATGCCAAACATTAGAATACATTGTGGTTGATAGAAGATTAAGGATGTGGGTTCCTATGGAAGTGCAGGATAATATAATGAGAGAAAACTGTTGGATAGATTGGATATAA